In the Gemmatimonadota bacterium genome, one interval contains:
- the purE gene encoding 5-(carboxyamino)imidazole ribonucleotide mutase, giving the protein MPKVLILMGSESDRERMEEALPILREGGVEAESLVCSAHREPDRTAELARAAASRGFDVIICGAGLSAALPGVVASHSRLPVIGVPLSTGTLGGLDALLATVQMPPGVPVACVGIDNAQNAAHLALRILGAGGK; this is encoded by the coding sequence ATGCCCAAGGTTCTGATCCTCATGGGCTCGGAGTCGGATCGGGAGCGGATGGAGGAGGCGCTGCCGATCCTGCGCGAGGGTGGGGTAGAGGCGGAGTCGCTGGTGTGCAGTGCGCACCGGGAGCCGGACCGCACGGCGGAGCTCGCTCGCGCGGCGGCATCCCGGGGCTTCGACGTGATCATCTGCGGCGCCGGGCTTTCTGCGGCGCTTCCCGGGGTGGTGGCGTCGCACAGCCGGCTGCCGGTGATCGGCGTGCCCCTCTCCACCGGCACGCTGGGCGGGTTGGACGCCTTGCTGGCCACTGTGCAGATGCCGCCGGGCGTGCCCGTGGCTTGTGTGGGCATTGACAACGCGCAGAACGCGGCGCACCTGGCGCTCCGGATCCTGGGCGCGGGCGGCAAGTAG